The following are encoded together in the Zingiber officinale cultivar Zhangliang chromosome 8A, Zo_v1.1, whole genome shotgun sequence genome:
- the LOC122009121 gene encoding uncharacterized protein LOC122009121 — translation MASSTARLSLRLAAALLLLLAAFYIGRPLYWKLAATVHEIRQNRQSVKQGISQLVLGAQKSVGWVHDEFDSGASDDRKDPKAISRRILGYRSDSSLPRPFA, via the exons ATGGCCTCCTCCACAGCTCGCCTCTCTCTCCGCCTAGCTGCCGCCCTCCTCCTCCTACTCGCAGCCTTCTACATCGGCCGCCCTCTCTACTGGAAGCTTGCCGCCACCGTCCACGAGATCCGCCAGAACCGACAGTCCGTCAAACAAG GGATCTCGCAGTTGGTCCTCGGGGCGCAGAAGTCGGTGGGGTGGGTGCATGATGAATTCGACTCCGGAGCCAGCGATGATCGGAAGGATCCCAAAGCTATCAGTAGAAGGATCCTCGGGTACAGATCGGATTCTTCACTGCCTCGCCCTTTTGCGTAG